The following are encoded together in the Brassica napus cultivar Da-Ae chromosome A9, Da-Ae, whole genome shotgun sequence genome:
- the LOC125578374 gene encoding uncharacterized protein LOC125578374 — protein MNETPSSPISPKSIEAQVFTPIQKQQTVTEETYEATQPLTEIISANNKKEDTHAVHHTPSSPLSSLIALVIEENKNALSETETATQYFSTSEGEHTQSSRKNQAEEYLKDTTEPTTELVSTDVSKTQPLTPQTQHLQTSEGDQSDETPSEQNQAEENLKDTTEPTTELVSTYVSKMPPITQQTEHLQTSAIDFSETNEVEVSRLLAHFQIGAEVEILSTDDEIWYPGKVVDLKLCEGLEELTVEYTTLFTDQHRLQKLQDTITADKIRPATPTSDQKSFEMMDKVEAFYNNGWSSGQISMVLGDNTYSVCLYTSMETILFKHSDLRIHREWKDGVWKMADKVKPDKKRKAAASSQNSGMDNVFLRRSERVPKRSRDTKTPFKSDRNPALTVIPEIIPAVDPFSTPAEHKLSRLQNWMTLKPGMHETSLSINDNKIRKSFFQSMENAKKDLKKEHIDGAFAMLNCRRNENAAWFHNYKIPKACFLPMEFLHCLLSDDLAYKKEKVKGKKIFNDLFKDTVRGKVYPEKTWGEDVDVVYGITLGKKSNVWIGMEIHLKKKRITVYDCFQKESNSIDIPQVKKLAVLISNLLVESSGDEVDKVKMIPFEIEQAQGLPKTKHPFNCGIFLVKILECQSLKIGDMTKINDDNALELRRTLSCEIFNQFVDESFGK, from the exons ATGAATGagacaccttcttctccaatatCTCCAAAGAGTATTGAGGCTCAAGTTTTTACTCCAATTCAGAAACAGCAg aCGGTAACAGAGGAAACGTATGAGGCTACACAGCCATTGACTGAGATCATTTCAGCAAACAATAAAAAG GAGGATACACATGCTGTGCATCACACACCTTCCTCTCCATTGTCTTCACTAATTGCACTAGTtattgaagaaaataagaatgctttg AGTGAGACAGAAACTGCGACCCAATATTTTTCTACAAGTGAAGGAGAGCATACACAATCAAGCAGAAAGAATCAAGCAGAAGAATATCTCAAGGATACTACAGAACCTACTACTGAGCTAGTTTCCACAGATGTTTCGAAGACACAGCCTCTTACTCCGCAAACACAGCACCTTCAGACAAGTGAGGGAGATCAATCCGATGAGACACCATCAGAGCAGAATCAAGCAGAAGAAAATCTCAAGGATACTACAGAACCTACTACTGAGCTAGTTTCCACATATGTTTCGAAGATGCCGCCTATTACTCAGCAAACAGAGCATCTTCAGACAAGTGCTATAGATTTTTCAGAAACAAACGAG GTTGAAGTAAGCAGGCTTCTAGCTCACTTTCAAATAGGCGCAGAGGTTGAGATTTTGTCTACTGATGACGAAATATGGTATCCAGGAAAGGTTGTTGATCTTAAACTGTGTGAAGGACTAGAGGAGCTGACAGTTGAGTACACGACACTCTTCACAGACCAACATAGACTTCAGAAACTTCAGGATACTATCACGGCTGACAAAATACGTCCTGCAACACCAACTAGTGACCAAAAATCCTTTGAGATGATGGATAAGGTAGAAGCCTTTTACAACAATGGCTGGAGCAGCGGACAAATTAGCATGGTACTTGGTGATAACACATACTCGGTGTGTCTCTATACTTCTATGGAAACTATTCTATTCAAACATTCAGATTTGCGAATTCATAGAGAATGGAAAGATGGAGTCTGGAAGATGGCAGATAAG GTGAAGCCTGATAAGAAAAGGAAAGCTGCTGCCTCATCACAAAATTCAGGAATGgataatgttttcctaagaagGAGCGAGAGGGTGCCTAAACGATCTAGAGACACAAAAACTCCATTCAAGTCTGACAGAAATCCGGCTTTAACTGTAATACCTGAGATTATACCTGCAGTTGATCCGTTTTCAACTCCTGCGGAACATAAGCTTTCAAGGCTTCAAAATTGGATGACATTAAAGCCCGGCATGCATGAAAC GTCCCTATCAATCAATGATAATAAGATAAGGAAATCTTTCTTTCAAAGCATGGAAAATGCAAAAAAGGACCTTAAGAAAGAG cacatTGATGGAGCCTTTGCAATGCTAAATTGCAGAAGAAATGAGAATGCTGCTTGGTTCCACAACTACAAGATTCCAAAGGCGTGCTTCCTACCTATGGAGTTCTTGCATTGCTTGCTCTCTGATGATTTGGCttacaagaaagaaaaggtcaaaggtaaaaagattttcaacgatttatttaaagatactGTGAGAGGGAAGGTATATCCAGAGAAGACATGGGGAGAAGATGTTGATGTTGTGTATGGGATTACTCTTGGAAAAAAAAGCAATGTCTGGATTGGGATGGAAattcatttgaagaagaaaagaatcacaGTATATGATTGTTTTCAAAAGGAAAGCAACAGCATTGATATTCCTCAAGTGAAAAAGTTGGCAG TGTTGATTTCTAATCTGCTGGTGGAATCTTCTGGTGATGAGGTAGATAAAGTGAAGATGATTCCATTTGAGATTGAGCAGGCACAAGGTTTACCCAAGACAAAACATCCTTTCAACTGTGGGATATTTCTTGTCAAGATTCTGGAGTGCCAGTCATTGAAGATAGGAGACATGACAAAGATTAATGATGACAATGCATTGGAGCTAAGGAGAACCTTGTCTTGTGAGATCTTCAACCAATTTGTGGATGAGAGCTTTGGGAAATGA